A part of Aegilops tauschii subsp. strangulata cultivar AL8/78 chromosome 2, Aet v6.0, whole genome shotgun sequence genomic DNA contains:
- the LOC109751639 gene encoding splicing factor YJU2 — MGERKVLNKYYPPDFDPAKIPRRKQPKNKQITVRMMLPMSIRCGTCGTYIYKGTKFNSRKEDCIGETYLGIQLFRFYFKCTRCSAEMTFKTDPQNSDYTVESGASRNFEPWRKEDEVVDKEKRKREAEEMGDAMKALENRAMDSKQDMDILAALEEMRSMKSRHAGVSVDQMLEILKHSAHQKEEKTVAELDEEDEELIKSITFRNSKDYVKRIEDDDDDDEDFGIPGQPSVMSKINGSSESVLNPTDVLTKANGPENASKEGNTSFASKMPKFIVKPKPGAANPQKKQKTESTAVQDKGKAPAAEEKNEASEGKKTNVLQSLCQYDSDESD, encoded by the exons ATGGGTGAGCGGAAGGTGCTGAACAAGTACTACCCGCCGGATTTCGACCCGGCGAAGATCCCGCGGCGGAAGCAGCCCAAGAACAAGCAGATCACCGTGCGCATGATGCTTCCCATGAGCATCCGCTGTGGCACTTGCGGGACCTACATCTACAAGGGCACCAAGTTCAACTCGCGCAAGGAGGACTGCATCGGCGAG ACATACTTGGGCATACAACTATTTAGGTTTTACTTCAAGTGTACTAGGTGCTCAGCTGAGATGACCTTCAAAACAGACCCTCAGAATTCAGATTACACGGTGGAATCTGGGGCTAGTCGCAATTTTGAACCTTGGCGTAAAGAGGATGAG GTCGTGGACAAAGAGAAGAGAAAACGAGAAGCGGAGGAGATGGGCGATGCAATGAAAGCACTGGAGAACAGAGCAATGGATTCAAAGCAGGACATGGACATACTTGCTGCTTTAGAAGAAATGCGGTCTATGAAG TCTAGACATGCTGGAGTCTCCGTTGACCAGATGCTTGAAATTTTGAAACATTCCGCTCATCAGAAG GAGGAAAAAACCGTAGCAGAACTAGATGAAGAAGACGAAGAACTTATCAAATCAATCACTTTTCGA AACTCGAAAGATTATGTTAAACGGATCGAAgacgatgatgacgatgatgaagattttgGTATACCAGGACAGCCAAGTGTCATGTCAAAG ATCAATGGATCTTCTGAATCAGTGTTAAATCCAACAGATGTATTGACCAAAGCTAATGGACCTGAGAATGCCAGTAAAGAAG GAAACACGAGCTTTGCATCTAAGATGCCCAAATTCATAGTAAAACCAAAGCCCGGTGCTGCAAATCCTCAGAAGAAACAGAAGACTGAATCCACAGCTGTCCAAGATAAGGGCAAAGCACCGGCTGCCGAGGAAAAAAATGAAGCTTCAGAAGGGAAGAAGACCAATGTTCTTCAGTCCCTCTGCCAGTATGATAGCGACGAAAGTGATTGA